A genomic region of Thermodesulfovibrio aggregans contains the following coding sequences:
- the grpE gene encoding nucleotide exchange factor GrpE: protein MEEVRKDEMSDKDEIQESKKSEEISYEGAAIEDKPRDIIENLQNELDQQKNKYLRLYAEFENYKKMVQKERDELINYANEKLIKDLLPVIDNFELAIKHASDGLNSQWLESLKKGVENALKEFLRILEKYGLKQMETVGQVFNPELHHAVSTVETTDVDDNIVVEELRKGYMYKNKLLREPLVAVSRKVKPSEEGMHPSGAQDTTKKED from the coding sequence ATGGAAGAAGTAAGAAAAGATGAGATGAGTGATAAAGATGAAATACAAGAAAGTAAAAAATCTGAAGAGATTTCCTATGAAGGTGCAGCAATTGAAGACAAACCAAGGGATATCATTGAAAATCTTCAAAATGAATTAGATCAACAAAAAAACAAGTATTTGAGACTATATGCTGAGTTTGAGAATTATAAAAAAATGGTTCAAAAGGAAAGAGACGAATTAATAAACTATGCCAATGAAAAGCTTATTAAAGATTTGCTTCCAGTTATAGATAATTTTGAATTAGCCATAAAACATGCATCAGATGGATTGAATTCTCAATGGCTTGAAAGTTTAAAGAAAGGAGTTGAAAATGCTCTTAAGGAATTTCTGCGAATATTAGAAAAATACGGATTAAAGCAAATGGAAACTGTTGGACAGGTCTTTAATCCAGAGTTGCATCACGCAGTCTCTACAGTGGAAACAACAGATGTTGATGATAACATAGTTGTAGAGGAGTTAAGGAAAGGATATATGTATAAAAATAAGCTACTAAGAGAACCTTTGGTAGCTGTTTCTCGTAAAGTAAAGCCTTCAGAGGAGGGCATGCACCCTTCGGGTGCTCAAGACACAACTAAAAAGGAGGATTAA
- the hrcA gene encoding heat-inducible transcriptional repressor HrcA, whose protein sequence is MEKFMFDERTKKVLYAVVESYIEKPEPVGSRYIMKKYGFDVCSATIRNIMSDLEDAGFLFQPHTSAGRVPTDRAYRFYVDYIVEEALTAHSNEIKKFIESLTKKLKKLRNNMNLLFSEATQSLSQATHYLGLAVLPATEKTALHRVDFIKFKDDLVIAVVVNDKGIVKNKIIKAYPEITQNELNSLADFVNRNYQGKTIDEIREDLIVRIKKEKLFWDKLITKILRMCQEALYFSIEDVYVSGFYQIMHLPDFSDIERLREVAKTIQNKHILLKLFENISEQEEVKIIIGEENPLEELRNFSIVASPYKEKDKSLGVIALVGPKRMNYQRAIMLVNAFARSLTRTLSD, encoded by the coding sequence ATGGAAAAATTTATGTTTGATGAGAGAACTAAAAAGGTATTGTATGCGGTTGTAGAGAGTTATATTGAAAAACCAGAACCTGTTGGTTCGCGCTATATTATGAAAAAATATGGATTTGATGTTTGTTCTGCAACTATAAGAAATATAATGTCAGACTTGGAAGATGCTGGCTTTCTTTTTCAGCCACACACTTCAGCAGGAAGAGTCCCTACAGACAGAGCATATAGATTTTATGTGGACTATATAGTTGAGGAAGCTCTGACTGCTCACTCTAACGAAATTAAAAAATTCATAGAAAGCTTAACAAAAAAGTTGAAAAAACTAAGAAACAATATGAATTTACTTTTTTCGGAAGCAACTCAAAGTTTATCTCAGGCTACCCATTATTTAGGTTTAGCTGTTTTGCCAGCTACAGAAAAAACCGCATTGCATAGAGTAGATTTCATTAAATTTAAAGATGATCTTGTTATAGCAGTTGTTGTTAATGATAAAGGTATTGTAAAAAATAAAATCATAAAAGCTTATCCAGAAATAACCCAGAATGAACTTAATAGCCTGGCTGATTTTGTGAATAGAAACTATCAGGGAAAAACCATAGATGAAATAAGAGAAGACCTCATTGTCAGGATAAAAAAAGAAAAGCTTTTCTGGGATAAACTGATTACGAAGATTTTAAGGATGTGTCAGGAAGCTCTATATTTTTCAATAGAAGATGTTTATGTATCAGGATTCTATCAGATAATGCATTTGCCTGATTTTTCTGATATTGAAAGACTTAGAGAAGTTGCGAAGACAATTCAGAATAAACATATTCTGTTAAAACTCTTTGAAAATATCTCAGAACAAGAGGAAGTAAAGATTATTATAGGAGAGGAGAATCCATTGGAAGAACTAAGAAATTTTAGTATAGTCGCTTCACCATATAAAGAAAAGGATAAATCACTCGGTGTTATTGCTCTGGTTGGTCCTAAAAGAATGAATTATCAAAGAGCAATCATGTTAGTTAATGCCTTTGCAAGGTCATTAACAAGAACGCTTTCAGATTAG
- the speE gene encoding polyamine aminopropyltransferase encodes MIKFFEKDPYAPIQYVYDVEKVLYKGKSKFQEIMVFENPYFGKILVLDGVVQLTERDEFIYHEMLTHVVMHAHPEAKTVAVIGGGDGGAVREVLKHDCVEKLYFIEIDEEVINTSKKFFPSVSCSIDDPRVEIRCMDGAEFIKEMNETLDVIIVDSTDIIGFAKSLFTVEFFKSVRDALTKNGMFVTLSESLIFHKELVYEVQNSMKLIFPIVDLYTASIATYAGNWWSFSVGSKSLDPREIRKPVKVSTKLYTEELHKSCFLPRDIYKKLLNKQLDW; translated from the coding sequence ATGATTAAATTTTTCGAGAAGGACCCTTATGCTCCAATACAGTATGTGTATGATGTGGAAAAGGTTCTTTACAAAGGGAAAAGCAAGTTCCAGGAAATAATGGTTTTTGAAAATCCTTATTTTGGGAAAATTCTTGTACTTGATGGTGTCGTTCAACTTACCGAAAGAGATGAGTTCATATATCACGAGATGTTGACACATGTTGTTATGCATGCTCATCCAGAGGCAAAGACAGTTGCAGTTATAGGAGGTGGAGATGGTGGTGCAGTAAGAGAGGTTCTTAAGCATGACTGTGTAGAAAAACTTTATTTCATAGAAATTGATGAAGAAGTAATAAATACATCAAAAAAATTCTTTCCCTCTGTTTCCTGCTCTATAGATGATCCAAGAGTAGAGATCAGATGTATGGATGGCGCAGAGTTTATAAAAGAAATGAATGAAACTCTTGATGTCATAATTGTTGACTCTACTGATATAATAGGTTTTGCCAAAAGTCTTTTTACAGTTGAGTTTTTTAAATCAGTAAGAGATGCTTTAACAAAAAATGGAATGTTTGTAACACTATCAGAGTCCCTTATCTTTCACAAAGAGCTCGTATACGAAGTCCAAAACTCTATGAAACTTATTTTTCCTATTGTTGACCTTTATACTGCCTCTATTGCTACCTATGCAGGAAACTGGTGGAGTTTTTCTGTTGGTTCAAAATCTTTAGACCCCCGTGAGATAAGAAAACCTGTGAAAGTTTCTACAAAGCTCTATACAGAAGAGTTACACAAAAGTTGTTTTCTGCCCCGCGATATTTATAAAAAACTTTTAAATAAACAGCTTGACTGGTAA
- a CDS encoding type III PLP-dependent enzyme, giving the protein MDRVLNWIASHDDEPPYLLVDRETLKEKISLIGKGIKNSKVFYAVKANPDIEVIKYLNNFNIGFEIASEGELAILSQLNVNPQRIITSNPIKTFKFLKEAVKYGIDYYAFDSQAEVEKMARYAPNKKVYVRLSVPNEGSEWPLSKKFGVEIEEAVELLIYAKQKGLEPVGITFHVGSQCSNIYNWHTAIDKARQVKELAKKAGIEIKMLNIGGGYPIEYTKKVPPIETIEAKINALLEEYFPDTDIFIEPGRAVVGDAGVFVSRIIGKAKRGNENWLYIDVGVFNGLMESIGGIKYQYIVGSRGEEKHWTIAGPSCDSFDVIDKEVLLPEPDVGSLILILAAGAYTISYASEFNGFSIPKTFLI; this is encoded by the coding sequence ATGGATAGAGTATTAAACTGGATAGCCTCTCACGATGATGAACCTCCTTATCTTCTTGTTGATAGGGAAACTTTAAAAGAGAAAATATCACTAATTGGAAAAGGAATTAAAAACTCAAAGGTCTTCTACGCAGTAAAAGCCAATCCAGACATAGAGGTTATTAAATATCTGAATAACTTCAACATAGGCTTTGAGATAGCTTCTGAAGGAGAGCTTGCAATTTTGAGTCAACTTAATGTTAATCCTCAGAGAATAATAACAAGCAATCCAATAAAGACATTTAAGTTTCTTAAAGAAGCAGTAAAATATGGAATTGACTACTATGCCTTTGATTCTCAAGCAGAAGTTGAAAAAATGGCAAGATATGCGCCGAATAAAAAAGTTTATGTAAGACTTTCTGTCCCAAACGAAGGCAGTGAATGGCCATTGAGTAAAAAATTTGGAGTTGAGATAGAAGAAGCTGTAGAGTTACTCATATATGCGAAACAGAAAGGACTTGAGCCTGTAGGTATAACCTTTCATGTAGGATCCCAATGTAGCAATATTTACAACTGGCACACTGCAATAGATAAAGCAAGACAGGTAAAAGAGCTTGCTAAAAAAGCAGGCATTGAGATAAAAATGCTTAATATTGGAGGCGGATATCCCATTGAATATACAAAGAAAGTACCTCCAATAGAGACAATAGAAGCTAAGATTAATGCACTTCTTGAAGAGTATTTTCCTGATACCGACATTTTCATTGAACCCGGAAGAGCGGTTGTTGGAGATGCAGGAGTTTTTGTCTCAAGAATTATTGGTAAAGCTAAAAGGGGAAATGAGAATTGGCTTTATATAGATGTTGGCGTTTTTAATGGATTGATGGAAAGCATAGGAGGAATTAAATATCAGTATATAGTTGGAAGCAGAGGAGAGGAAAAGCACTGGACAATTGCAGGTCCAAGCTGTGATAGCTTTGATGTCATAGACAAGGAAGTTTTGCTTCCTGAACCAGATGTGGGAAGTCTTATACTTATTCTTGCTGCTGGAGCATATACAATATCCTATGCTTCAGAATTCAATGGATTTTCCATACCAAAAACATTTTTAATTTAG
- the pheA gene encoding prephenate dehydratase, protein MVDEKLRKLRDTIDKIDVEILRLLNERAKIAIEIAETKKAKGLSFYDPVREKSVIDKIIKLNKGPFSDEVIKTLFREILSATLALQESQKIAYLGPEGTFTHLAAIKYFGSFARFEPGDSIKSIFESVEKGLSKFGVVPIENSNEGTVTYTLDMFMQYEVKISGEIIIPITLHLLSRSGQREKIKKIYSHPHARAQCREWLNKNMPNIPVYDVASTAEAARQACIDEEIAAIASEFASQIYGLKFVAKHIEDYKNNYTRFFVIGKSFPGKTGSDKTSIMFSLQDKPGALYNALKPFKDANINLTKIESRPAKMRKWEYIFFVDFTGHIEDEEVIKTLEKVKDYCIELVHLGSYPMFEH, encoded by the coding sequence ATGGTAGATGAAAAATTGAGGAAGTTAAGGGACACAATTGATAAAATTGATGTAGAAATTCTGAGACTTTTAAATGAAAGAGCTAAAATTGCCATAGAAATAGCAGAAACCAAAAAGGCAAAAGGCCTTTCTTTTTATGATCCCGTTAGGGAAAAAAGTGTAATAGATAAAATTATAAAACTAAATAAAGGTCCTTTCTCTGATGAGGTGATTAAAACTCTCTTTAGAGAGATTCTCTCAGCCACACTGGCACTTCAGGAATCACAAAAAATAGCCTATCTTGGTCCTGAAGGAACATTCACTCATCTTGCAGCGATAAAGTATTTTGGAAGCTTTGCACGGTTTGAACCAGGAGACAGCATTAAAAGCATATTTGAATCAGTTGAAAAGGGATTGTCAAAATTCGGCGTTGTTCCAATTGAAAACTCAAATGAGGGCACTGTTACATATACTCTTGATATGTTCATGCAGTATGAAGTAAAAATATCAGGAGAGATAATAATCCCTATAACCCTTCACCTTCTTTCCCGTAGTGGGCAAAGAGAAAAAATAAAGAAAATTTACTCTCATCCTCATGCAAGAGCTCAATGCAGAGAGTGGCTAAACAAAAACATGCCTAATATTCCTGTTTATGATGTCGCATCAACAGCAGAGGCAGCAAGACAAGCCTGTATTGATGAAGAAATTGCAGCAATTGCAAGTGAGTTTGCCTCTCAGATTTATGGACTTAAGTTTGTTGCCAAACATATAGAAGACTATAAAAACAACTATACAAGGTTTTTTGTTATCGGAAAAAGTTTTCCAGGTAAGACAGGCTCCGATAAAACCTCAATAATGTTTTCTCTTCAGGACAAGCCCGGTGCCCTTTACAATGCTTTAAAGCCCTTCAAAGATGCAAATATAAATCTTACAAAAATAGAGTCCCGTCCAGCAAAGATGCGTAAGTGGGAGTACATATTCTTTGTCGATTTTACAGGACATATAGAAGATGAAGAGGTAATAAAAACTCTTGAAAAAGTCAAAGATTACTGTATAGAGCTTGTTCATCTCGGCTCATATCCAATGTTTGAACATTGA
- the hisC gene encoding histidinol-phosphate transaminase, translated as MIKPLPYVQKIQPYIPGKPIKEVERELGIKQCIKLASNENPLGPSPKVVEAIREFLSNPVELARYPEGSGFYLKNALCELFTKKGVKITHDEIILGNGSNELIDIAVKTYIGPGDEAVMATPSFVVYAMSVTAQGGIPKEIPLKDWRHDLDAMLNEITERTKIVFIANPNNPTGTMNYAEEFDRFMKALPEDILVVVDEAYYEYVTEPEYPDTLNYFKEGKDIMILRTFSKAYGLASLRIGYGIAKKEIITEMNRIREPFNTNTIAQIAAEAALKDEEHLNKVLAINEKGKQYLYSELDKIKEIQYLPTQTNFIYIILPESISSKEVFDYLLRQGVIVRPVGPHQIRVTIGLPEENKAFIEALKKFLGG; from the coding sequence ATGATTAAACCTTTGCCGTATGTGCAGAAAATTCAACCATACATTCCGGGAAAACCCATTAAAGAGGTCGAAAGAGAACTCGGGATAAAACAATGCATTAAACTTGCCTCCAATGAAAATCCTCTTGGTCCTTCACCAAAAGTAGTTGAAGCTATCAGAGAGTTTCTATCAAATCCTGTAGAGCTTGCAAGATATCCAGAGGGAAGTGGTTTCTACCTTAAAAACGCTTTGTGTGAACTTTTTACTAAAAAAGGAGTAAAAATTACCCATGATGAGATTATTCTCGGAAATGGCTCAAATGAACTTATTGATATTGCAGTAAAAACATACATAGGACCTGGCGATGAGGCAGTTATGGCAACACCCTCTTTTGTTGTTTATGCTATGAGTGTAACTGCACAGGGAGGTATTCCAAAAGAAATACCTCTTAAAGACTGGAGGCATGACCTTGATGCTATGCTTAATGAGATAACAGAAAGAACAAAAATTGTATTCATAGCCAATCCAAATAATCCAACAGGTACAATGAACTATGCTGAAGAGTTTGATAGATTCATGAAAGCTCTTCCAGAAGACATACTTGTTGTTGTAGATGAAGCCTACTATGAATATGTTACAGAACCTGAATATCCTGACACTCTAAACTATTTTAAAGAAGGCAAAGATATAATGATTTTAAGAACCTTCTCAAAAGCCTACGGATTAGCATCTTTGAGAATTGGTTATGGAATTGCAAAAAAAGAAATCATTACAGAGATGAATAGAATAAGGGAACCTTTCAATACAAACACCATAGCTCAGATTGCTGCTGAAGCTGCTTTGAAAGATGAAGAACATTTAAATAAAGTTCTGGCAATCAACGAAAAAGGCAAACAATATCTCTATTCTGAGCTTGATAAAATAAAAGAAATTCAGTATCTTCCCACTCAAACAAACTTTATTTATATAATCCTGCCTGAAAGCATTTCATCTAAGGAAGTTTTTGACTATCTTCTCAGACAGGGAGTTATTGTTAGACCTGTGGGACCTCATCAAATAAGAGTAACCATAGGTTTGCCAGAAGAAAATAAAGCTTTTATTGAAGCATTAAAAAAATTTTTAGGAGGTTGA
- the aroF gene encoding 3-deoxy-7-phosphoheptulonate synthase: MDIIVLRPDVSEEQIERIVKKLEAKGLKPHVSKGTERTIIGVIGDTSKVTEDEENAIRAIPGVEDVVRILKPYKLASRDFKKTDTVIQVDDLQIGGKKVHVAAGPCAVENRVTLLDIAEKVKASGASFLRGGAFKPRTSPYSFQGLGIEGLNYLKEAKEKTGLPIISEIMDPRDIDVMIDYVDILQIGTRNMQNFKLLMEVGSVDKPVLLKRGMSATIKELLMAAEYILSRGNEKVILCERGIRTFETATRNTLDLSAVPLLKSLSHLPVAVDPSHGVGKRDLVTPMAVAAVAAGADMLLIEVHTNPEEALSDGEQSLTPEQFKEMMKKVKAVAEAVGREV, translated from the coding sequence ATGGATATCATTGTATTAAGACCTGATGTAAGCGAAGAGCAGATTGAAAGAATTGTAAAAAAACTTGAAGCAAAGGGTCTAAAACCGCACGTCTCAAAGGGAACAGAGAGAACAATAATTGGAGTAATTGGAGATACTTCAAAGGTAACAGAAGACGAGGAAAATGCTATAAGAGCAATACCAGGGGTTGAGGATGTTGTAAGAATTCTCAAGCCTTACAAACTGGCAAGCAGAGATTTCAAAAAGACTGACACAGTAATTCAAGTGGACGATTTACAGATTGGAGGTAAAAAGGTTCATGTTGCAGCTGGTCCCTGTGCTGTTGAGAACAGAGTTACACTGCTTGATATAGCTGAAAAAGTTAAGGCTTCTGGAGCTTCATTTTTAAGAGGTGGTGCATTTAAACCCCGCACATCGCCCTATTCATTCCAGGGGCTTGGAATTGAAGGACTCAATTATCTCAAAGAAGCAAAAGAAAAAACAGGACTTCCAATAATAAGTGAGATAATGGATCCAAGAGACATAGATGTAATGATTGATTATGTCGATATTCTTCAGATTGGTACAAGAAATATGCAGAATTTTAAACTTCTTATGGAAGTAGGTTCAGTTGACAAACCAGTGTTACTTAAAAGAGGAATGTCTGCAACAATAAAAGAACTTCTTATGGCTGCAGAGTATATTCTTTCAAGAGGAAATGAAAAAGTGATACTCTGTGAGAGAGGAATCAGAACCTTTGAGACTGCTACAAGAAATACCCTTGACCTTAGCGCTGTTCCACTCCTTAAGTCACTCAGTCACTTACCAGTGGCAGTTGATCCAAGTCATGGGGTTGGAAAGCGCGACCTTGTTACACCAATGGCAGTTGCTGCAGTTGCAGCAGGTGCGGACATGCTATTGATTGAGGTTCATACAAATCCTGAAGAAGCTCTCTCTGATGGTGAGCAATCCCTTACCCCAGAGCAGTTTAAAGAGATGATGAAAAAAGTCAAGGCTGTAGCAGAAGCTGTTGGCAGGGAAGTTTAA
- a CDS encoding prephenate dehydrogenase — MEDGFNTVSIIGVGLIGGSLALALKGRNLVNKIIGFGRNKERLKRACELGIIDSYTDSLKEVCEAELIVIATPLGVFEEITSEMAPYLKKGTVVTDVGSVKEAVVNKLEKIMPQGVYFVGTHPIAGSDRAGFEHAREDLFEGSRVIITPTENTNKSAVEKIAKLWTKTGASVEFMSPAEHDRIYALVSHLPHLVSFCLVNTVSEMDKNFIKYSGSGFKDTTRIARSSSEVWADIFMMNEKNILHCLEIFLKKIDEIKKMLSEREIEKIKKFIEEANQLRQKID, encoded by the coding sequence ATGGAGGATGGATTTAATACCGTATCAATTATTGGAGTCGGATTAATCGGAGGCTCCTTAGCTTTAGCGTTAAAAGGAAGAAACTTAGTTAATAAAATCATCGGATTTGGAAGAAATAAGGAAAGACTAAAGAGAGCTTGTGAACTCGGCATAATAGATAGCTACACTGACTCACTTAAAGAGGTCTGTGAGGCAGAGCTTATTGTTATTGCAACACCTCTGGGAGTATTCGAGGAAATCACATCAGAAATGGCTCCTTATCTTAAAAAAGGCACAGTGGTTACAGATGTAGGCAGTGTAAAGGAGGCAGTAGTCAATAAACTTGAGAAAATCATGCCACAGGGAGTTTACTTTGTTGGAACACATCCTATTGCTGGTTCGGACAGAGCAGGATTTGAGCATGCAAGAGAAGACCTTTTTGAGGGATCAAGAGTAATTATTACTCCTACAGAAAATACTAATAAATCGGCCGTTGAAAAAATAGCAAAACTATGGACTAAAACAGGTGCATCTGTTGAGTTCATGAGCCCAGCAGAACATGACAGAATTTATGCACTCGTAAGTCATCTTCCCCATTTAGTCTCATTTTGTCTTGTAAATACTGTTTCAGAGATGGATAAAAACTTCATAAAGTATTCAGGCTCTGGATTTAAAGACACAACAAGAATTGCCAGAAGCTCTTCAGAGGTCTGGGCGGATATTTTTATGATGAATGAGAAAAATATTTTGCATTGCCTTGAAATTTTTTTAAAAAAGATTGATGAGATAAAGAAGATGCTTTCTGAAAGAGAAATTGAAAAGATCAAAAAATTTATAGAAGAAGCAAATCAGTTGAGGCAAAAAATCGATTGA